Within Aphelocoma coerulescens isolate FSJ_1873_10779 chromosome 1A, UR_Acoe_1.0, whole genome shotgun sequence, the genomic segment GCTAGCATAAAATACCCTTATTGTGACATGGACTATGTCCACTCCACCAATCATCATGGTTGCTGAAAAACTGGATGCCAGTAAATGGAAAAATTAGGCTGATACAAAAGAGTGCCTAGAACAGGCCTTTAATCTTTAGACCATATCTTTAATTTTGCTGATTAGATGAGATTGTTCCCTTTTTTTAGTGAACTAGTTCAGCTTCTACCATCTTCAGTTTCCAAGGTTCAGTTTCAGTCTTCAGTTGCCAATGACCCACATCCATTTTACCAATCTGCTCATTACATTTTTGTTAGCTACTTTTGTTGCTCTGAGTTTACCCAATGTCTTACAAGGTCCTTTTCCAATCATTTGGCTAAAGATCCAAAACAAGAATTAAGATTTCTACATTTACAAACTATGCCTTGGGATTTGACCTGTTCAGTATGAAAAGAACCAGTGGGGGAGAGATAAAGCATATTTCACTGCTCCTTAATGGCTATGGTTATGGGTGTTGAAAAGAGTAagaaatttcttttctctcttgaaGTAGCCTATTTCTGAAGAATGGCATTGAGTGACCTCCTTTACCCAGATAATCCCAAGAGAAAGCAAGAACTGATCAATCTGCATCAGGAATTGCTTGACTGTATGTCCACAAATTTCCATGCAACAAATGAGCTGGTTGGAGTGCTGAATAAACACCTTGGCTGTACCATTACCCCCATAGAGATGAGAGAGAGCAGCACAGTCAAGGAAAACTGTGAGATTATCATTCAAGTGATGAGTGAGATTCAGCATCAGGTGCAGAAGATTGATAGTGCCATGAAGGAAAAGCTCGAGCCGGTGCTGTACCAGAAGCTGTATGATATCAAAGAGCCTGAGTTGGAGAAAATTGCAATAGCCCAGAGAGTTTTTTCCATTATTCTTGGAGAAGCAACTTCAACAGCTGCGATGGTAGCTATCAAACTTCTTGGCTCCAACTTTTTAACTCTCACTGTGAGCAAGCTCATCGGTCTCCTTGCGGCTATTGGGACATCTGTTCTTGGGGGAGTTAGCATTACCATTATTGGGCTTGGCCTTGAAATGATCCTCCATGCcatcctgggagctgtggagagGAGTCAGCTTCTGACAGCTGTGAAAAGTTATGAGAAGCACCTGGCTGAGTTCAAAGCAGCCTCAGAAAAGTACCAGTGTGCCATACATGAAGTGACTTCTTTGGTGAGACAGCAAGCTCAGTAAATGAAGCTGGAGTTCTCGCTTCTGCTGtgatagcagcagcagcaactatACCAGCAGAAACCTTCTCGACTCATTATGACAAATGAACTACTGatggctcttttttttcttattagtgACAGCAGAACAAGAAAAGTGACAATTCAGGAAACTGGCAGTGAAATATATTAATAAAGAACTGGTTTGCAGGTGTTTCTGGGAGGCAATGTTTCAAATACTTCGCACCTTTCCTTAAGGTTATTTTCTGGGCAGCATTGTAGGTAACCTTGAACTGTAATTCATACTAGTGACAGTAATACTGACTGCTGGACCAGTAGTGGTGAGAAGGTGTGTTTCTATATCAAAGATGACAACATGATGGGAGAAAACAATTTCAACAAGGCAATTCTGGAGTGCCAGCATCTGGAGGCTTTATCAAGACATCTGTGGTTGCTAAACTCTTAGTGTGGATTAGTGCTAAATCTGATAGACCGAATTCCCTGTTCATTACAAGGACTAGCTGAAGCATAGCTATTTCCTGCTGTCCTAAGGAGCCAGCCAGAGATCTTCTCTGAATAAACTATAATCCCAGTAGACTGGCAGGTAAGAGAAGCCTGGCCCTACAGGCAAACACACACAACCTTGCCCCACAACTGAGAAAAACCAGCTGCTGCATTCCAGGTGTGCCTGGCCATGAATAACCTTTTATGCTTGTaatgctctgctcctgccaacCCACAAAAATGTCTGTGCAAAGTTGCTATTTTTTGACTGAACTGGGATTATGCACATGTCCAAGCGCCTGTAGGATTGAAGCCCTATTAATATACTAAAGTTATTTTCAAGTGCTTTACCCGATCCCACCAATGTGGGACTGCCAAGAATGTGCTCAGATTCTGCATTTCACAATATGCTACCAATTGTCCTTATTTTTCAGACTTTAAAACCAAAGCTGGAAGCAAGAACATTATTTGTAGTGTCTTGTTTTGATTTGCTGTGGATTGCTTTTCCTTGATCTTAGAAAAAAAGTTCATTtaagaattaataaaaacaTACATGAGTATTGGAAGACCTCtcttttctgtacttttttttctgaaaaaccaATCTTAAACTAAATAAAGTATTAAAATTATCATTATACATGCAGTTTATATACTAAAACCAAATCCATACATGTTTGTTAATATTCAATATTAGCAATTTTAATTTGTTAATAAATTGATATTGTCTATGAAATAAAGAGATGGGTGAGATTCACAACCCTTCCattctggggtttggggtttggttttttgtttgcttgttttgttgggtttttattCTCCTCCACCTCTGACTTTAATCTTTTCTGACTACTCTTCCCTTTTATGCGCAAAACCCACTAGATGGCAATGAAACTGCTGGTACTCAACAGCTCTGCCAGTCATCAGGGAGAAAGCCCAGAGTTTAGAAGCAGAGATGGGTGCCAGGGTCTGAGACAGTGGTgccagctgcaggctgggctaCGTGGGTCAGGAAAGCCACTTCAATAGTGGCAAAAAGCACTGCCTTGCCTACACGAGGTATTGTGGTAGGTGAGTGGTGACCTGAAGCATCATTTCTCCAAGATGTAATATCTCTTGTCTCCTGACACGACTGGCACTCAGTTTAGAGGTAGTTGTGTAGAGGCAAGAGACTGTCAATCAGTAGAACAGCAATATTTGTGTGTTGGAGAGGTAGAAGTTCCTGGCTCCTGTTTTCCATGTGCAAATGTACACTCTAAACTAGGAAGAAAAAACAGCTCTTTGCGAGATTGCCAATCACTGGTGTGTGAGAATAGTGGAgtcaaataaaaacaaatctgtTTTATGTTTCAAGCAATTTGCCCACATTTTCTTACCCCTCTACAGTGACATGGCACCTGACAGGGATGTGTGTGGCCACAGCTTTCCATCACATCCTCTTGAGCTTTCTACTGCTTAGGCTGCTGATCTGGACAAAGGTTTAACAATTAAAACTGTGATATGTGTGTCCCAAATAAGAACAGCCTCAAAAAAACTtcaaaccagcccaaaccactcTAAACTGCTTCCAAACCTATGTGGAAAAACAGTATGGATGGAACCAAAATCTGCCCTGCAGAATGTGCTTTCTGGTAACAAAAATAATACAAAGTGAACATGCCAAAGAGGCACAAGGTGGGGATGACTATGCCGTGCATGTGGTTAGTAAGACTCCCTAGGCACTGAGAGTTCCTGAAGCTCTGGCTCTGAGGATGCTCATTGACTGCCTATCTGCTTTCTTGGATTTTGTGCAGTTTGTGACTAATGCCAGCATTAATGTGATGTACAGCTTATAGTCTTTTACCCACCCTGCAATGATCCTTACAGATTAGCCAACTGAGACTCCATCATTTGAAAAACTGTAACAACATTGCGTTGCTGGTAAGTCCACCAGGAGCAGGGAATCTAGAAATCCTGCCCAGAGATCTCACCGCCTCTGCTCCCAGGTGCCAcctgtgcagagaaaaatttccTTCCTATATCTCCTCCCCGACATGTTAGTTCTTTAGGCCTGCACCCATATTTTATTGCCTGCACATTGATGTTTCGTGCATCTTCATCCTATTTCTTCATGTGCTGTGGACTCTTGCTGGAAATTGTACTTTGGACAATGACACAAAACAGTCCCCACTAGGTGTTCACCAGCCTCGCCAGCTCACCACAGTGGGGGCTGTAGGAAGAGACAAGTAACAGAGCAGTTTCTGTGGTCCCCGATGGCATCAAATTATCTCTCCCGTTCTCTTCGTTCATCTGAGCTGCCCGATGAACGTCATCCAGTCACCTTTCTCCAGCAGTCCGCGGGAAGAGCAGCCGGCGCAGGAGCCCAGCAGAGGGATCCCAGCCTCACCCACCGGGCGGCAGCGCTGCCGCGAGGCCAAGCCCCACAACAAACCCATGCAGCAGGCCTGAGGCTgtgggcagcccctgctcccGCAGCGCTTCGCCTTTATTCCCCATGGACAGAGGCTTCCCCCACGCCCCTCGGCTCTACCTTGTttcagggcacggggggcacttTGGGGGATGTCCCCTGGAGAGCCTGGGGGAGCAGAGGCCGCGTCCACAGCGCTGCTTCCAGCACTGGCCCTGCGGGAGCAGCGCTCCCGAACCCGCACTCCTCCAGCACCGCGTATGCccacctgctcccagagcccGCCGGGGCCGGCTGGGCGCTggtccctatccctatccctatccctatccctatccctatccctatccctatccctatccctatccctatccctgtccctgtccctgtccctgtccctatccCTACCCCCGTTCCTGCCCCTGTCCCCGCCTGTCGCCGCTTCCGCTCCGCCTTCCCGGCCCTCCCCCGGCCCAACCATAGAGTTGGAGCCTCCGAGGAGGAGCGAGGGGTGGCGGAACCACCGAGCTGGGGCTGCCGCTTCCGGAGCGCGGCTCCGCGCTGCCACTCGGTCTCGGTGCAAgatggcggcggggccgcggcggcgAGCGCGGGGCTGAGCGAGGCCACTGCAGCGGGAGGGAGccgggcccggccgggcggagGGGTGAGAGGGGCGCGGCGGTGCTGGCTGCGAGGAGAAGAGAGGCGAGGAGAAGGCGGCAGATCGCGCTGCCTcgttttcttcctccttccatcGGGCGGGAGTAGGAGGGGGGGTTTTCTGCCCCGTTCCTCTGTGGCCAAAAGAAGAATGAATTCAGTGCTtgatttattatattttttttcaccttcGGCCGTTAACTTGTTCCGTTGAAGCTCTTTAGTCTGGGTGCTAAGAAGATGTGAAATCGAGGTTTCCGAAGTTCGTTCTCTTTCCCTTTAGCCTTTAAATATTAGAAAGATGGGAAATACGTGGTGTAAATGTTACTCCTACCTCTGTTTGGTGAGCTTCCCACCTAAAGAAGTAATAGtgtcttgcaaaaaaaaaccccaaaatcccggtgTTTTGGCAGGGAGGTAGGTTTGGAGGTAGAGggagagaaggaacatccctAGCTGTAGTTTGGACACTTATCTGTAAGCTGAAAAAATGTCTAAAGACAGGAGATAATTTTTTGCAGAATAACCCTGCACTTGCTATTGGGTACAGTGAGTGCTGGGGAGAGATATCAGCGGTAGTTAGAAGTCTGAGGAAGGGAGGAAATGTGTGGGGAAACACTTGAaacagagaaaggtgaaaacTGGGGAGCACTTAcgagagggaaagagaagctAAACTCTGATATGCACTTAGAGAAATAGGGTGTGTGTTTCTACCTGCCCTGCACCCCTCCACAGTGTAAGCATGATGCTTCTTGGTTTGAGTCTTAGTGTGAATAATAACAAACTTGTCAATTCGTTTAAAATTGTAACTTACTAAAGTAGTAGTAATTAGGTACTTAGTTAAATAGTAGTACTTTATTGGAGTAGGGCAATTTTGCTATGAGTGACTGAGCTCATGGTCAGGCTTGAGGACCTTACAAGTATTTGAGCTCTTTGGGGGAGTAACTTGCTGATGCAAAGAAGAGAAATAAGCATACTGAAGCTACCAGTGTGTAGGACCTGAAACAATATCATTTTTTCCAGGTCCCTCCCTCTTTTTCAAGTTCTGTTTCTtgaggcagaagaaaaaagatcaaAATGGGGCGGAGATCTACATCATCCACCAAGAGTGGGAAGTTTATGAATCCCACGGATCAGGCCCGTAAGTATCCGTGAAAGCTAAGCTGGTGGGAAAGGGGAGTGCCTAAGGAAGCAGGTAAAAGCTTTCTCTGAGGATAGAATCCTCACTTGGGGATCAGAACTGAGTTTCTCTAACTTGAAAAATACTATCTCAGTTTTGGCTGGGAAGGCTGCTTGCTCTCATGCTCTTGCTTCTCTTGAGTATTTACCTCTTGATTTTTTACTGGTTATCAGTGTTTGGAGGCCTTCATACTTAGTTGTTGGACAAACTGCAGGCTGCTTCCTGGGACAGAGTTAATCTGTCCCAGGCAGGAGTTTGAGGAACTTGTCAAATTTTGCAGGTGCTCTGGTTAGATGGGGGAGTTGtcttactggggttttttttctacttttggtAAAATGCCAGATGTTATCAATGCTCAGCAAATAAAGAAAATCCAGATTCCCACAGTGGATATGCTTTATTTCAGAGGCATTCTCAAAGCCTACATATATTTGATGTGTGTTGTCTGATGACTATTTCAGCTTCTGTGCTGCAATCTTTTCATGATACCACCTATCACAATGATTTCTGTtgccttttgttcttttttgtaTGGGAAAAGCCCTGCTTCTGGAGACATGAAGAGTGTAgtatctctttctttttttcctgtacaaAAGACAAGAAATAGAAATCTATTTCAtgctgtatttctctttcactgGGAAGCTGAGTTACAGTAAGTCTTTGTGAAATGTGTGAGCTGTGGAGAAACAGCCCTAGTCTTGATGAAGGAAAGGTTTTTTGTTAATTTGATTTTGTCTTTCAagttgttattttctttttcttttccgcTCTAGGGAAGGAAGCTCGGAAAAGGGAACTAAAGAAGGTAAATCAAGAAATTGGGGAACATTTAGTTGGCATTTCCTATACTGTGTATCATGTCTGTAACTGTAAAGGGCCATGAATAGACTATAGATATTTTGGTTGATATCCTAAGATTGACTTTGGAAATACCATCCAAAcaagtagtttaaaaaaatgtagaagTCTTGTTTTGAGTAAACATATCACCAGCTGTTTTTAAACTTGTAATTATTTTTGAAGCATTATTGTAAGTACTTAGGAATAATAAAAAACCGAAGCAACAAAGCAAAGAAGCAAGCaacaaaccaaattaaaaaaaaaaaacaaacaaacaaagaccAAACTAATAAACCCCAATTCTCCTGCACTTCTTAGTGTGTTTTACtatattttttcagtttggttATTGTGTTGATTCTATGTGTCTTAGTTGGAGTGAAGGAATGATAACAGCATTTGCAATTACCAAGATAGTGGAATTAAAATTACCAGAAGTTTTAACTGCATTTGCTGCTGATTTGTGCCATGGTGAACATTTTCAGGGCATTCTGAGGTGTGTTTCTTCCTTCCGAATGGAAATATTGAGGAGGGGGTAACAGATGGTCTGTGTCTTTCTTCTGTGAAACTTTTCTGATCTGCTTGATCTCTGATCTTAGAACAAGAAGCAACGAATGATGGTACGAGCAGCTGTACTGAAGATGAAAGATCCAAAGCAGATTATCCGAGATATGGAAAAATTAGATGAGATGGGTGAGTGAGAGATACTAGGCTTGGTTTATGTAGGCAGTGGTTTATGTAGATGCACAGCATAGTTTTAACAGATGACTGAGGAGACTGAAATGgagtgtactagtttgaaaacaaaccagtgggagactccaagtcagaactacaattcaataggaaaattaaaataaaggcagaaaacactgacttgaactgacagagtcaggatacaacctgacaccctgttggtcagggtggtggtaggaGTTCTGTTGAAGGGATGAATGTGGTTTTGTTGAAGTGGTGATcatgtagaagggtctggtcttctgaaagtccagtggtggttatgtatctcttgtcctctgggaacccaGTAGGTAAGGGCCAgctgtggtgttccaaaccccAGATcatatccaggtaggaatgcctggttcctccccctgggtggagcatctcacattGGGGTGATGTAATTATATATGAGTTATGCAGTGAGACTTGATGGCCCCTTAGCAGAAGATATcccccagagggagttatcagggatgagtcatggaagagataaagaacaTTGCCCCACCTGGTCTAACAGCTTATGAAGATGGggatagaatacatacttttggttacatcttacattgtaacatAAGACAGAGAGtaatctttcttcctttcctgttaGAAGGGGGGGATTCTGTGAATAACTGGAGGTTGATTGTGATTTGAGGTGGTGTGGTGCCATCAAAGAGGACTTTTTTCCCAGAAGATGATTGATAAGAAGAATGAGTAGTGTGTGTGTACTACTACTGTAGAGTTCAAGGAAGAGATTGTTATAAGGCTGAAGACTTCCTGAAAACGGGGGTTGGAACTTACTTGCTTTGAAGTAGTTTCATTCATGATAGCTCTGCAATAGAATAATTTGCaaatttttctgtccttttttttgGCTGTCTTGGATCAGAGTTTAACCCAgtacagcagccacagcttaaTGAAAAAGTGCTGAAGGATAAACGCAAAAAGCTCCGTGAGACTTTTGAACGTATCTTGCGGCTCTATGAGAAGGAGAATCCAGACATCTATAAAGAACTGCGCAAGCTGGAGGTGGAGTATGAGCAGAAGAGAGCACAACTCAGCCAGTATTTTGATGCTGTCAAGGTAATGCTTACTATGTTTCAGTCTTGTAACTGTGGTAGTGTATTCTCTTTGCTCATTAGGTGTGGCAGTTAGAGAGGAAGGGAGATTTGTACGAGTTCAGCACCATGTGGCCCAAATGAAATATTACTTTACATAGTACCTCCAATTAGAGCATTTCAGCGAGGACAGTGTCGTGGTTGTCAGGTCACTGTCTCTGATACGCTGATCTCATTCAACatgaaaggaggaaagggaaattTGTGTTGCAAATCAACAATATCagccttttgttttctgtattaAAGAGAGAGTGAGCCTGTGAGTGTGCCATTGATATTTCTGTGAATTTCTGCTAAGGCTCTTGCTAGAAATAATGAGAatcctttggcattcctttaaAGATCTTTCTCTAACATTCTTCCTACTGTGCTGAAGAACATAGTGTTGAGCAAGTGCAAGGATCTGTaagactttttttgttttttttttctttggaacaTGCAGCAGTCTGTGACTTGAATACTTAAGAAACACAGCCATACTTGTCTGCAGCCTCTTCATTTTGTAGGTCTAAAGGAAGATAGAAACCTGACTGAGTT encodes:
- the SMCO3 gene encoding single-pass membrane and coiled-coil domain-containing protein 3, which gives rise to MALSDLLYPDNPKRKQELINLHQELLDCMSTNFHATNELVGVLNKHLGCTITPIEMRESSTVKENCEIIIQVMSEIQHQVQKIDSAMKEKLEPVLYQKLYDIKEPELEKIAIAQRVFSIILGEATSTAAMVAIKLLGSNFLTLTVSKLIGLLAAIGTSVLGGVSITIIGLGLEMILHAILGAVERSQLLTAVKSYEKHLAEFKAASEKYQCAIHEVTSLVRQQAQ